Proteins found in one Xenopus laevis strain J_2021 chromosome 1L, Xenopus_laevis_v10.1, whole genome shotgun sequence genomic segment:
- the XB5740125.L gene encoding uncharacterized protein LOC496019: MGRLIDTSSRLCLRILTLLFWVGAGCLLYAGCCNIKTYRSYQSFFNDRYILIPSCLAVTGTFFLVFNGLLGCCISKKGSRCKQGCFMYFIVVVLCLEASAGVLTFVYMDRMDLELNPMLKAFENYNGSKSDLTVDNIQKELHCCGLHNYTDWETTLWYKQNFTIPKTCCNETFTSCNGNITETKEFYQEGCFEKLHSRLNYFMTWLFWSCIAVLIAQVLAAIGDGMLMIRNPFQDFRILDSATFT, from the exons GTTGGTGCAGGCTGCCTACTGTATGCAGGTTGCTGCAATATCAAAACCTACAGGAGCTATCAGTCATTCTTTAATGATCGATATATCCTTATACCCTCCTGTTTGGCTGTCACTGGAACGTTCTTCCTTGTATTTAATGGTTTGTTGGGGTGCTGCATCTCAAAGAAGGGTTCACGTTGCAAGCAGGGATGC TTTATGTACTTTATTGTGGTCGTGCTCTGCTTAGAGGCTTCTGCAGGGGTACTGACATTTGTTTATATGGACAGG ATGGATCTTGAACTGAACCCAATGCTCAAGGCATTTGAAAACTATAATGGAAGTAAATCTGACTTGACTGTCGACAACATTCAAAAAGAG CTGCACTGTTGTGGCCTCCACAACTACACTGACTGGGAAACCACTTTGTGGTACAAGCAGAATTTTACCATACCGAAGACTTGTTGTAATGAGACATTTACATCATGTAATGGAAACATTACAGAGACAAAAGAATTTTATCAAGAG ggTTGCTTTGAAAAGCTGCATTCCCGGCTTAACTATTTCATGACTTGGCTGTTTTGGTCATGTATTGCTGTATTAATTGCACAG GTACTGGCTGCTATTGGTGATGGTATGCTGATGATTAGGAATCCTTTTCAAGATTTTCGAATTCTTGATTCTGCAACGTTTACATAA